In the genome of Bufo gargarizans isolate SCDJY-AF-19 unplaced genomic scaffold, ASM1485885v1 fragScaff_scaffold_1_pilon:::fragment_2:::debris, whole genome shotgun sequence, the window TGATGATGATGTAAGTGCATTTTGACTCCTGTGCCTATATCCCAGCACCCTGTGCTTATATCCCAGCACGAGAGTCACGGGGAGTGTCTGTAGTATCAGATCTCTGCCTCTCCTTCCAGTCCCAGATTGAACGTCACTGATCCAGGCCTGCTTGAAGAAAAACTATGTCCGAAGACGCAGTATCTCTGCTGACATCAGATGTACAGGGACCAGGGGACTCAGCAGAACACCGCCCTGAGGGGCAGTGTGACTGATGTGTGGACAGGGCAGAGCCTTACAAGCCTAGCCATGCCTCAGATGTAGACATGGCAATGGGCCGACCTATAAAGGGTCTGTATCGTCAGCATGGTCCATCCTATCAGGGGTCTGTGTTGTGATCGCGGTCTGCACGTTCTGTGCTATAAAGGGTCTGTACTGTGAGCGCCGTCCGTTGTGTAAAGGGTCTGTACTGTGAGCGCGCCCTTTCCTGTAAAGGGGCTGTACTGTGAGCGCGCCCTTTCCTGTAAAGGGGGCTGTACTGTGAGCGCGCCCTTTCCTGTAAAGGGGGCTGTACTGTGAGCGCGCCCTTTCCTGTAAAGGGGGCTGTACTGTGAGCGCGCCCTTTCCTGTAAAGGGGGCTGTACTGTGAGCGCGCCCTTTCCTGTAAAGGGGGCTGTACTGTGAGCGCGCCCTTTCCTGTAAAGGGGGCTGTACTGTGAGCGCGCCCTTTCCTGTAAAGGGGGCTGTACTGTGAGCGCGCCCTTTCCTGTAAAGGGGGCTGTACTGTGAGCGCGCCCTTTCCTGTAAAGGGGGCTGTATTGTGAGCGCGCCCTTTCCTGTAAAGGGGGCTGTATTGTGAGCGCGCCCTTTCCTGTAAAGGGGGCTGTATTGTGAGCGCGCCCTTTCCTGTAAAGGGGGCTGTACTGTGAGCGCGCCCTTTCCTGTAAAGGGGGCTGTACTGTGAGCGCGCCCTTTCCTGTAAAGGGGGCTGTATTGTGAGCGCGCCCTTTCCTGTAAAGGGGGCTGTATTGTGAGCGCGCCCTTTCCTGTAAAGGGGGCTGTATTGTGAGCGCGCCCTTTCCTGTAAAGGGGGCTGTATTGTGAGCGCGCCCTTTCCTGTAAAGGGGGCTGTATTGTGAGCGCGCCCTTTCCTGTAAAGGGGGCTGTATTGTGAGCGCGCCCTTTCCTGTAAAGGGGGCTGTATTGTGAGCGCGCCCTTTCCTGTAAAGGGGGCTGTATTGTGAGCGCGCCCTTTCCTGTAAAGGGGGCTGTATTGTGAGCGCGCCCTTTCCTGTACTGTGAGCGCGGTCCGTCCTCATTTGTCAGTCTAGAGCCCCCGGTAGCTGCAGACTATGACATGATTTTCTCCTTTGTCTCCGCAGGTCGGGAATCGGACCTCCGCTGCCATCATGTACTGCCTACAATGGCTGCTCCCGGTTCTCCTCATCCCCAAGCCTCTAAATCCAGCCCTTTGGTTCAACCACTCGATGTTCATGGGCTTCTACCTCCTGAGCTTCTTGCTGGAGAGGAAGCCGTGCACCATCTGCGCCTTGGTCTTCCTGGGAGCCCTCATCCTTATCTGCTACAGTTGTTGGGGCAATTGCTTCTTGTATCATTGCAGCGGCAGCCAGCTGCCAGAATTGGCCCATGACCCCGCGGTGGTGGGCACCTAAAGAGGACACAGTTCCTTTGCCAACGGATTGCTGCTTTTTGCCAGTGACATGACACAGCTTGCACCATTGTGTCTTGAGGACTATACTGGGACTACAGGGGCACCAAGATAAATGAAACAGGTTTTTGTGCAATGGATCCCCTTTTCCCCTGTTACCATGCACCTGGAGGTGGGCAGAGATATTTGCATTACCCACCCCTTGGTATTATCCTTCTAGGGGGACTTTTAATTACAAGTATTTTGGGGGCTCTGCTAGCTGTTGGTCATGTTTACTTCTCTTCTGTCCGTTTTTCTGACAGTCGTTTTCTGATACTGCCCTTCAGTACAGTGTGAGTGCCCTGCTCATGCCATCTAATAAGATGAGTGTACATGTTCAGGTGGCATTTTGTGGGCTCAGGCATCGGTGATGTTGCACATTTTGTAGTGAATTGATAGATTTGCACTTATCTGTTCAGTCCACAGATCACTGCCTCCTGTAAGCAGGAGACATGTACACGTGAAGTTGCTCCTGTACCCCCAGAGACGGTGTGTATGGTTTCAGGGCAAGGCTGCCTGCTCTTTGTGGTAGTCCTGCGGATGTGTATGGACCATGAGATTTTATCCTTGTGTGTTGGAGCAAAACGAACCTTAATAAAGCTTTATAAATCATTCTAGTGACACATGTACGTCAGTCGATTCTAGCTCTGATGCTGTTCTTGAGGAGGACATACCTGAGGGGATGAGTCCTACTTATTCATATCTGTGGTTCTCCCCATCGAACACAACTTCTGACATGTCAAAAAAGTTGCTAAATAACCTCCGCTATTTTAGACGTAAAAATAGTCCCCTTTTCCATTGGTCATGTGACAATATTAACTTCCTCAGCCAATCCTGAAAAGTTTGACATTTGGGCGGGGGCAGGGCCAGGACTCCTGCCCCAGCAAATTACTAACATGTATGCCCGGAAACAAGCGTACATGTTGGCTAATAACTACTCCAGCCTGCCAGAGGATTAGCCAAATTTATTACGAGGCGCTACGGGCGGACTGAcgatagaccctacagggaaatttcctggtgggccgtcTGTGCCCTCATGGCCGACAGCTgtgtacataacgatctgatacTCTAAGCATTAATTAGCGTAGGAGCATCAGATACTTATGCATCGGCCAACAGCCGCAGGTGGCCTCCCGAATTCAACTGTATAGCCGTCCTCAAGACAGtcatacagttgaatgctgtcgTGAGGGTGACaggattttgtgctgcactgtggtatttggttctgcactgTGATATTGCTGGCCCTGTCTACTTGTGTTGACCCACCTTCTGCCAATTTGGACATGCCTataacatggggtcactttttagtgtgtgttttttttttttttttttttcccccagggccactaagttcccagtccacccctgcgaGGTGCACAGCTCATCTTAAATTTGGCATTTCTCCTTGCGCGGCTACAGTATTAGCCTGTCTTTTGTAAATGTGCCCTAAAAACCTTttacgggctcatgcacacgactgtatgtattttgtggtccgcaaaacatggatccacaaaaaaatactgacgtccgtgtgctttctatattttgcggaatagaacagtcctatcctcgtctgtaatgcagacaataataggacatgtttttatttttatttttttgcagacctattaaaatgaatggttcggcAAAAAAAGGAactgacacagaaacaaaatccgtttgcgtgcatgagccaTAACCTACATCCACATGGGACGTAAAAAGCAACAGAAAAATCAGCTTCGGTTTGAGTTAaatgtagtgttgagtgaacttgtgttttaaattcggcgtctaaagttcaggttcgggttatcgaagattcctgttatggattccgctaccacggaccataacgggatacttcgataacccgaactttagacgccgaactgaAAACACTTGGTACACCTTATGCATTGCCGAGGGTGGAAAATCTGCACCGTGTGGGTTTCACAGTGCGGAGTGTAATGAGAT includes:
- the LOC122922327 gene encoding bladder cancer-associated protein A, which codes for MYCLQWLLPVLLIPKPLNPALWFNHSMFMGFYLLSFLLERKPCTICALVFLGALILICYSCWGNCFLYHCSGSQLPELAHDPAVVGT